Genomic DNA from Candidatus Hydrogenedentota bacterium:
GTTAACGTGTATCTTACCGAATCTGGATTGGGCATAGTCAAGTTTTCGGCGACAGGCGGGCGGGGCGGGGCTACAGGCTGTCCGGGGCGGAGTGGGGGGGCTCCTCCTCCAGAAGCGCCTGGACCGCGCCTTGCAGCGCGCTTATGGGATAGGGCTTTTGAATAAATCCGGTGTTCGGCATCCCCTGTATCTGCCGGGTGATCTCGTGTTCATCGTAACCGCTGCTGAGCAGTATGGGGAGGTCTTTCTGCACCGCGCGGAGAAGGTTCAGCACCTCCATGCCGTCCAAATGGGGCATGGTCACGTCCAGCAGGGCCAGTTTGAAGGGTTCCCCGCCTTCAAACCCCTCGGCATGGCGGCGGCGGAACAGTTCAACCGCCTCCTGGCCGTCTTTGGCGGTGAGCACGGTGAAGCCCATCCGCTGCAGAAGCCTGCTTCCGAAATCGCGCACGGAGCCCTCATCGTCGGCAAGGAGGGCCAGTCCCCTCGTTTGCCATCCGGCAAGGGACACGGGCTGTTCCACCACGGCGGGGATGCCGGGCCTCTGGGTGGTGGCGGGAAACAGCACGCTGAACGTGGTGCCTTTTCCGGACTCGCTGGAAACCCGCACCACGCCGCGGTGGGCGCGGACGATGCCGAGCACCGCCGCCAGCCCAAGGCCGCGCCCGGTGAATTTGGTGCTGTAAAAGGGGTCGAAGATTCGCTCCAGGGTCTCCCTGTCCATGCCGCAGCCGTTGTCGCCCACTTCCAGGCAGACATAGGTTCCCGCAGGGCGGGGCTCGTCATCGAGCCAGCGGCCGGCAAGTTCGCCGGGGCCGCATTCCCTTGCCGTGAGGGAGATGTGAATGGCGCCTTTTCGGTCGCCGATGGCTTCGGACGCGTTAATGATCAGGTTCATGACCACCTGGCGGAGCTGGCTCGCGTCGCCCTCGACAAACGGGATGTCCGGCGCCGCCACAAAGTCCAGAAGCACTTTTTTCGAAATGGAGACCCGGAGAATGTCCGACATTTCCCGGATCAACTCCTCGAGGCTCAGGACGCCGGCGGTCATTGTGCCTTTTCCGGTGTAGGCCAGCATCTGCCGGCACAGGTCGGCCGCGCGCAGCGACACGGTTTTGGCGTTGTCCAGCAGGGGCTGCACTCCGTCGTTCTCCGGAAGCTCGACCATGGCCAGGTCTATGTTTCCGATTATGGCCAGCAGCAGGTTGTTGAAGTCGTGCGCGATGCCCCCGGCCAGCATGCCCAGGCTTTCCAGTTTCTGGGTCTGCTGCATTTTCGCCTCGATCTGGCGCCGCTCCTCCTGCATGCGCCTGCGCTCGGTGAGGTCCACCAGGTTTAGGCAGACCCCGGCCACCCGTTCGTCCTCGTCCAGCACGGGGCGCATGCCGTAACCGACCAGATGCTCCACGCCGTTCAGCCCGGTGATCTGTTTTTCGTCCCAGATGGTCTCGCCCCCGAGCGCCCGTTTGAACCGTTCCGAAAAACCGGGGCGGCCCGCCTCGGGCAGGCTGTCCAGGATTTTTTCGCCCACCACCAGCGTCCGCAGGAACACCGTCTCGGCCTTTTCGCGGGCCATCTGGTTAAAGGCCTGAATGACGCCCTCCGTGTCGAACAGGACAAAGGTCTGGTTTGCGCTGTCCAGGATGGCGCGCAGTTTTGCCTGGGACTCGCGCAGGGCCATCTCCGCCAGCTTTCGGTCCGTGATGTCGCGCCCCACACAGATAAAACTGGACACCTCGTCCGGCTTTTCAAACACGCCGCGGGCCTGCCAGCTAAACCAGCGCCACCCGTTCCGGGTGAGGGCGCGCGCGTCGTGGCGGGTTTCATGAGGGGGGTGTTGGAGTGATTTCAGCGAGTTTTCCGCCAGCGGCAGGTCCGCCTCAT
This window encodes:
- a CDS encoding PAS domain S-box protein codes for the protein MFLLTFAIVIASIFWYRLRQAKEEQLLAFDAVREIAAILDRDGRILRMNRTFSAHLGRHAVGESFRACLLGSEGGDDCPVLPKMDGDDPGRPVVFYSPVLRAHLQVTCGVPPSGSGADGGLLAVIHDISEQVRTGKTLAKNQMRSEVLSRLGGMFDADLESLYIFALREGVRITESKMGVLFFYDEDTQIFTPHVRYGGRLGDRAIVVDEAPYFLENTGSLGESVRQRGPLIINDYSAHSSRKTGLSGDATKISRYLNMPVFSGNRIVAVVGVADKEEDYDGDDLAQLRLLMEGAWRLIERAESNQRLKARQERVIAHQNALLLLNTSPRMDFHGWIRHCLATASHTLGVARAGYWRVNWETGHARCLVWYRREDNTWLHTGEHTLDEVRDYLDLTRGSMVLALRDTTPVDLLIMRENGTADPDPHSILYSAVRREGNMAGVLALDHCGGPRTWTSDEQEFAAALGEQIALALETEERKKAERELARREAEYRLLLENHSDLVVKAGMDCRLLYVNPAYCATFGKSEKELLGLSLLGLTHEADLPLAENSLKSLQHPPHETRHDARALTRNGWRWFSWQARGVFEKPDEVSSFICVGRDITDRKLAEMALRESQAKLRAILDSANQTFVLFDTEGVIQAFNQMAREKAETVFLRTLVVGEKILDSLPEAGRPGFSERFKRALGGETIWDEKQITGLNGVEHLVGYGMRPVLDEDERVAGVCLNLVDLTERRRMQEERRQIEAKMQQTQKLESLGMLAGGIAHDFNNLLLAIIGNIDLAMVELPENDGVQPLLDNAKTVSLRAADLCRQMLAYTGKGTMTAGVLSLEELIREMSDILRVSISKKVLLDFVAAPDIPFVEGDASQLRQVVMNLIINASEAIGDRKGAIHISLTARECGPGELAGRWLDDEPRPAGTYVCLEVGDNGCGMDRETLERIFDPFYSTKFTGRGLGLAAVLGIVRAHRGVVRVSSESGKGTTFSVLFPATTQRPGIPAVVEQPVSLAGWQTRGLALLADDEGSVRDFGSRLLQRMGFTVLTAKDGQEAVELFRRRHAEGFEGGEPFKLALLDVTMPHLDGMEVLNLLRAVQKDLPILLSSGYDEHEITRQIQGMPNTGFIQKPYPISALQGAVQALLEEEPPHSAPDSL